Proteins from a genomic interval of Prionailurus viverrinus isolate Anna chromosome F2, UM_Priviv_1.0, whole genome shotgun sequence:
- the FZD6 gene encoding frizzled-6 — protein MEMFPFLWTCIFLPFIRGHSLFTCEPITVPRCMKMAYNMTFFPNLMGHYDQSTAAVKMELFLPLANLECSPNVETFLCKAFVPTCTEQIRVVPPCRKSCEKVYSDCKKLIDTFGIRWPEELECDRLQYCDETVPVTFDPHTQFLGPQKKTEQVQRDIGFWCPRHLKTSGGQGYKFLGIDQCAPPCPNMYFKSDELEFAKSFIGIVSIFCLCATLFTFLTFLIDVKRFRYPERPIIYYSVCYSIVSLMYFIGFLLGNRTACNKADEKLELGDTVVLGSQNKACTVLFMFLYFFTMAGTVWWVILTITWFLAAGRKWSCEAIEQKAVWFHAVAWGIPGFLTVMLLAMNKVEGDNISGVCFVGLYDLDASRYFVLLPLCFCVFVGLSLLLAGIISLNHVRQVIQHDGRNQEKLKKFMIRIGVFSGLYLVPLVTLLGCYVYEQVNRMTWEITWVSDHCRQYHIPCPYQAKAETRPELALFMIKYLMTLIVGISAVFWVGSKKTCTEWAGFFRRNRKRDPISESRRVLQESCEFFLKHNSKVKHKKKHYKPSSHKLKVISKSMGTSTGATANHGTSAVAITDHDYLGQETLTEIQTSPETSVREVRADGASTPRSREQDCGDPASPAASSSKLCGEQADGKGRAGHGNDKISVSESTRSEGRVTPKSDVPETGPVQSSGSQVPGSSEPGSLKGSTSLLVHSASGGGKEQAAGGHSDT, from the exons ctttttcttcctcttgcaaATTTGGAATGTTCACCAAATGTTGAAACTTTCCTTTGCAAAGCTTTTGTACCAACCTGTACAGAACAAATTCGTGTGGTTCCGCCTTGTCGTAAATCTTGTGAGAAAGTATATTCTGATTGCAAAAAGTTAATTGACACTTTTGGTATCCGATGGCCTGAAGAACTTGAATGTGACAG aTTGCAATACTGTGATGAGACTGTTCCTGTAACTTTTGATCCACACACACAGTTTCTTGGTCctcagaagaaaacagagcaagTCCAAAGAGACATTGGATTTTGGTGTCCCAGGCATCTTAAGACTTCTGGGGGACAAGGCTATAAGTTTCTGGGAATTGACCAGTGTGCACCTCCCTGCCctaacatgtattttaaaagcgATGAGCTAGAGTTCGCAAAAAGTTTTATCGGAATAGTTTCAATATTTTGTCTTTGTGCAACCCTGTTCACATTCCTTACTTTCTTAATTGATGTTAAAAGATTCAGATACCCAGAGAGACCAATTATCTATTACTCTGTCTGTTACAGCATTGTCTCTCTGATGTACTTTATAGGATTCTTGCTAGGCAATCGCACAGCTTGCAATAAGGCAGATGAGAAGCTAGAACTCGGTGACACAGTAGTTCTAGGATCTCAGAATAAGGCTTGCACTgttctctttatgtttttgtattttttcacaaTGGCTGGCACCGTGTGGTGGGTGATACTTACCATTACTTGGTTCTTAGCTGCAGGAAGGAAATGGAGTTGTGAAGCCATTGAACAAAAAGCGGTGTGGTTTCATGCTGTTGCATGGGGAATACCAGGTTTTCTGACTGTTATGCTTCTTGCTATGAACAAAGTTGAAGGAGACAACATTAGTGGCGTTTGCTTTGTCGGCCTATATGACCTGGATGCTTCTCGCTACTTTGTGCTCTTGCCATTgtgcttttgtgtgtttgttgggCTGTCTCTTCTTTTAGCTGGCATTATTTCCTTAAATCATGTTCGACAAGTTATACAACATGATGGCCGGAACcaagagaaactaaagaaatttATGATTCGAATTGGAGTCTTTAGTGGCCTCTATCTTGTACCATTAGTGACACTTCTCGGATGTTATGTCTATGAGCAAGTGAACAGGATGACCTGGGAGATAACTTGGGTCTCTGACCACTGTCGTCAGTACCACATCCCGTGTCCTTATCAG GCCAAAGCAGAAACTCGACCAGAATTGGctttatttatgataaaatatcTGATGACATTAATTGTTGGCATCTCTGCCGTCTTCTGGGTTGGAAGCAAAAAGACATGCACGGAGTGGGCAGGGTTTTTTAGACGAAATCGCAAGAGAGA TCCAATCAGTGAAAGTCGAAGAGTACTACAGGAGTCGTGTGAGTTCTTCTTAAAGCACAATTCTAAAGTTAAACACAAAAAGAAGCACTACAAACCAAGTTCACACAAGCTGAAGGTCATTTCCAAATCCATGGGAACGAGCACAGGTGCCACGGCCAATCACGGCACTTCCGCAGTAGCGATCACGGACCACGATTACTTAGGACAAGAAACTTTGACAGAAATACAAACCTCCCCGGAAACATCAGTGAGGGAGGTGAGAGCAGATGGAGCGAGCACCCCCAGATCAAGAGAACAGGACTGTGGGGATCCTGCCTCCCCAGCAGCATCCAGCTCCAAACTCTGTGGAGAACAGGCTGACGGGAAAGGCCGGGCAGGCCACGGGAATGATAAGATCAGTGTATCCGAAAGTACGCGGAGTGAAGGAAG GGTGACTCCAAAAAGTGATGTCCCCGAGACCGGCCCGGTGCAGAGCAGCGGCTCGCAGGTCCCAGGTTCTTCGGAGCCAGGCAGCCTGAAAGGCTCCACGTCCCTGCTCGTTCACTCAGCTTCGGGAGGTGGAAAAGAGCAGGCCGCTGGCGGTCACTCCGATACTTGA